One Tenrec ecaudatus isolate mTenEca1 chromosome 12, mTenEca1.hap1, whole genome shotgun sequence DNA segment encodes these proteins:
- the IQCE gene encoding IQ domain-containing protein E isoform X6 has protein sequence MYDEIIELKKSLHMQKGDVDLMRTKLRRLEEENSRKDRQIEQLLDAARGPDFVRTLAEKRSDTGWVVAGLKQRVLRLEQQCKDKDSTISKLQSDMKTTNLEEMRIAMETYYEEIHRLQTLLAASEPAGKNRLPVDKKLGGRRQKKMSSALLNLSRSVQELTEENQTLKEDLDRLLSNSPSASKIQGYVEWSKPRLLRRITELETRLSMLESPRPQASELAKPRVEPHHSSVSSPTEPRQPRCDAHERPEPPPANSKSLKDERAAPQPQQLEKDIPSCVGRAQAWLCACSVERKQPPQTRASVARVPQYGQQSEETGETEAAPREQVHMLTGKLGEQEEADAGAEDKPGEAVHKAFEDPQPPVPTSSHSWPDLEPDTGPVHSRPPSALSEGRRGDSRREAAARLLQACWRVHSRKKREAALDEAATVLQAALRGHLVRSQLLAQMARGSSDPRSPSPPQKHPQTPRSENPAGLELEKAVVLVQSVFRAHLARTRAGAPVAATASTSRTWTPSAIKDTYSLAPQGNATAPPPEWGLGCVRDTAQDDSEASSGESEEESAAEEEVLTPGEPDVDVGPMLCRSPPAGALPLVDKVYSEDSDDDIISPSLPGKKSCSS, from the exons TCGTTACACATGCAGAAAGGGGACGTGGATCTCATGAGGACAAAGCTCCGGCGGCTTGAAGAGGAGAACAGTAGGAAGGACCGGCAAATTGAGCAGCTTCTGGACGCAGCCCGA GGCCCCGATTTCGTTCGGACTTTGGCGGAGAAAAGGTCTGACACTGGCTGG GTAGTGGCCGGACTGAAGCAGAGGGTCCTCAGGCTGGAGCAGCAATGCAAAGACAAGGACAGCACCATCAG CAAACTGCAGAGTGACATGAAGACCACGAACCTGGAGGAGATGCGCATCGCCATGGAGACGTACTACGAGGAG ATCCACCGCCTGCAGACCCTCTTGGCAGCATCAGAACCTGCAGGGAAGAA CAGGCTCCCTGTGGACAAGAAGCTGGGTGGCCGCCGGCAGAAGAAGATGAGCAGCGCCCTCCTGAACCTGTCGCGCAGCGTGCAGGAGCTGACCGAGGAGAACCAGACCCTGAAGGAGGACCTGGACCGCCTGCTCAGCAACTCTCCCTCCGCTTCCAAGATCCAGG GGTACGTGGAGTGGAGCAAGCCCAGGCTGCTGAGACGCATCACGGAGCTGGAGACG AGACTCAGCatgctggagagccccaggcctcaggcgtcGGAACTGGCAAAGCCCCGGGTGGAACCCCACCACTCCTCAGTGTCCAGTCCCACAGAGCCCCGGCAGCCCCGCTGTGATGCCCACGAGAGGCCCGAGCCCCCGCCGGCCAACTCCAAGAGCCTAAAGGATGAGCGTGCAGCCccgcagccccagcagctggagaAAGA caTTCCCTCCTGTGTGGGCAGGGCCCAGGCCTGGCTCTGTGCTTGCAGTGTAGAGCGGAAGCAGCCCCCGCAGACCAGGGCCAGCGTGGCGAGGGTGCCGCAGTACGGCCAGCAGAGTGAGGAGACCGGTGAGACCGAAGCGGCGCCCAG aGAGCAAGTCCACATGCTGACTGGGAAGCTCGGGGAGCAGGAGGAAGCTGACGCGGGAGCGGAAGACAAGCCTGGGGAAGCAGTGCACAAG GCCTTCGAGGACCCCCAGCCACCCGTGCCCACCAGCAGCCACTCTTGGCCAGACTTGGAGCCCGACACCGGCCCTGTGCACTCCCGGCCCCCGTCAGCCCTctcggaggggaggagaggagactcTAGGCGGGAGGCGGCAGCCCGCCTCCTGCAGGCCTGTTGGAGGGTGCACAGCCGTAAG aaaagagaggcagccctggaCGAG GCTGCCACTGTGCTGCAGGCAGCCCTCCGGGGCCACCTCGTGAGGTCACAGCTCCTGGCCCAGATGGCCCGAGGCTCCTCCGATCCCCGTTCACCAAGCCCCCCACAGAAG CACCCCCAAACGCCCCGCAGTGAGAACCCCGctggcctggagctggagaaggccGTGGTGCTGGTCCAGTCTGTCTTCCGCGCACACCTGGCAAGGACCAGGGCAGG GGCTCCAGTGGCCGCCACCGCTTCCACGTCAAGGACATGGACCCCCTCAGCCATCAAGGACACCTACTCTCTGGCCCCCCAAGGCAACGCCACGGCACCTCCTCCTGAATGGGGGCTGGGCTGTGTAAGGGACACGG CCCAGGACGACAGCGAAGCCAGCAGTGGGGAGTCCGAGGAGGAGTCAGCGGCTGAGGAGGAGGTCCTGACCCCAGGCGAGCCCGACGTAGATGTAG GTCCCATGCTCTGCAgatccccacctgcaggggcccTGCCCCTGGTGGACAAAGTGTACTCGGAGGACTCTGATGATGACATCATCTCCCCGTCCCTGCCCGGGAAGAAGAGCTGCTCATCCTAG